One window of the Streptomyces sp. TS71-3 genome contains the following:
- a CDS encoding AIM24 family protein, giving the protein MQSPLFSFAERQTQERYALQNPQLLRITLRGNDDVLARQGSVVAHQGLVEFDGEIQTTMGQQHAPAGTGGGADLMRCQGQGTAYFAGLAQYVHVVDVDQDGLTVDSGSVLAMDAALHHEIVAVDSRYGVSGSGRHLIVVSGRGQVALMTSGHPLMVQVTPDRYVNADADAVVAWSNGLRVQMQAQNHSPGARRRGGNTGGAWELSFMGQGYALVQPGEPLPPVAATAGQGSGAQGQGPGTQYGMGPYGPESQNQGTVWN; this is encoded by the coding sequence ATGCAGAGCCCGCTTTTCAGCTTCGCCGAACGGCAGACCCAGGAGCGCTACGCCCTACAGAACCCGCAGCTCCTGCGGATCACTCTGCGGGGGAACGACGACGTGCTGGCGCGTCAGGGCTCCGTGGTCGCCCACCAGGGGCTGGTCGAGTTCGACGGCGAGATCCAGACGACGATGGGGCAGCAGCACGCCCCCGCGGGGACCGGCGGGGGCGCGGACCTCATGCGCTGCCAGGGGCAGGGCACGGCCTACTTCGCCGGCCTCGCCCAGTACGTCCATGTCGTCGACGTCGATCAGGACGGCCTGACCGTCGACAGCGGCTCCGTGCTCGCGATGGACGCCGCGCTGCACCACGAGATCGTGGCCGTGGACAGCCGGTACGGGGTCTCCGGCTCGGGCAGGCACCTGATCGTCGTCAGCGGCCGCGGTCAGGTGGCCCTCATGACCTCGGGGCACCCGCTGATGGTCCAGGTCACCCCGGACCGTTACGTCAACGCCGACGCGGACGCCGTCGTGGCGTGGTCCAACGGCCTGCGGGTGCAGATGCAGGCGCAGAACCACTCCCCGGGTGCACGGCGCCGGGGCGGGAACACCGGCGGGGCGTGGGAGCTGAGCTTCATGGGGCAGGGCTACGCGCTCGTCCAGCCCGGCGAGCCACTGCCGCCGGTGGCAGCCACGGCCGGCCAGGGATCGGGTGCCCAGGGCCAGGGGCCGGGCACGCAGTACGGTATGGGCCCGTACGGGCCGGAGAGCCAGAACCAGGGCACCGTCTGGAACTGA
- a CDS encoding TerD family protein, producing the protein MAREFQRGHKARISDLTAGTDLYVGVRIDAPGLAFDISCFGLDADERLADDRYLVFFNQPKSPEEALQLLGAQAGDTESFRVTLDRIPAEIQRLSFTASVDGEGQMSEIGSGYLRIVAGGLEVARYSFSGPEFTTERALVLGDFYMKDAWRFAAVGQGFDGTLDTLIKYFGGEIAEEQKAAREAETEIPAFALPTEAFPVPAFAPPSEPVEPPAFAVPAPAPAPAPAAPEPAAPERRAVPPAPGPAPAPAPAPAPQSFPPAADDATPPGGEPALSDAPTVAGRPIVHGAATFAGPTAPESTTAPASPYGPLDQPLLPGQSGHFGNPDPGQPQQPGHASGQPASLPPGYGRPGQPSPRPSDQPLPHPPGQTGALPPGYAQQGTSASAALPPGYAHHGPTAPAYGQTGHPEPQPPGQTGSVPPGYAPQGTSAALPPGYGHPVHPAPPPPGHPAPIPPGHPQGRPAPLPPGYAPPGQTASVPAGHPAAPPPSYDEPELLAPTEGDGYGLQTPTPTAPLDWGRPLALPTTPPAPTLPPGYGRPPGAPRPGLSQPPSGTYAGPPPSAYSQAGQPQFPGAAGQGAGVQGVMAALQPYRETATGQRWTLQNEKLVRVDLAIGAQALLARQGTVVLHQGKVDFAQKGAGIAGRVAGDATGQEDQLVRCTGHGQVFLAEDAAHLFPVELQGDAICVSAEHVLAFDEALQYEARRIEGQGIPGGALATLQFQGTGTVLVKTHGLPVVLPVTPTTFADCHAVVAWSAASQVVVAGQVRTRSNAHPGAGGQSVNLQFRGAPGHFIVVQPFEVRGPS; encoded by the coding sequence ATGGCTCGTGAATTCCAGCGCGGCCACAAGGCCAGGATCAGTGACCTCACCGCCGGAACGGATCTGTACGTGGGCGTCCGCATCGACGCCCCGGGGCTGGCCTTCGACATCAGCTGCTTCGGGCTCGACGCGGACGAACGGCTCGCCGACGACCGCTACCTCGTCTTCTTCAACCAGCCGAAGTCCCCGGAGGAGGCCCTCCAACTGCTCGGGGCCCAGGCCGGCGACACGGAGTCGTTCCGGGTCACGCTGGACAGGATCCCGGCGGAGATCCAGAGGCTGTCGTTCACCGCCAGCGTCGACGGCGAGGGGCAGATGTCGGAGATCGGCTCCGGTTACCTGCGGATCGTGGCGGGCGGCCTGGAGGTGGCCCGGTACTCGTTCAGCGGTCCCGAGTTCACCACCGAACGCGCGCTGGTGCTCGGCGACTTCTACATGAAGGACGCCTGGCGGTTCGCCGCCGTCGGCCAGGGATTCGACGGCACGCTGGACACGCTGATCAAGTACTTCGGCGGTGAGATCGCCGAGGAGCAGAAGGCCGCGCGGGAAGCGGAGACGGAGATTCCAGCCTTCGCGCTGCCGACCGAGGCCTTTCCCGTGCCGGCGTTCGCCCCGCCTTCGGAGCCGGTCGAGCCGCCCGCGTTCGCCGTCCCGGCTCCGGCCCCCGCTCCGGCCCCGGCCGCACCTGAGCCCGCGGCCCCGGAGCGCCGGGCGGTGCCGCCCGCCCCCGGCCCCGCGCCGGCGCCCGCCCCCGCTCCCGCGCCGCAGAGCTTTCCGCCGGCGGCCGACGACGCCACGCCGCCCGGCGGCGAGCCCGCGCTCTCGGACGCCCCCACGGTCGCCGGCCGGCCGATCGTGCACGGCGCCGCGACCTTCGCCGGCCCCACCGCTCCCGAGAGCACGACCGCACCGGCGTCCCCGTACGGCCCGCTGGACCAGCCACTGCTTCCGGGCCAGTCCGGCCATTTCGGGAACCCCGATCCCGGCCAGCCGCAGCAGCCCGGTCACGCGTCCGGCCAGCCGGCGTCCCTGCCACCCGGCTACGGCCGGCCCGGGCAGCCGTCACCTCGGCCGTCCGATCAACCCCTGCCTCACCCGCCTGGCCAGACGGGTGCCCTGCCGCCCGGGTACGCCCAGCAGGGCACGTCCGCGTCCGCGGCCCTGCCGCCCGGGTACGCCCACCACGGCCCGACGGCGCCTGCCTACGGTCAGACCGGTCACCCCGAGCCTCAGCCGCCTGGCCAGACGGGTTCCGTGCCACCCGGCTACGCTCCACAGGGCACATCAGCCGCGCTACCGCCGGGCTACGGCCATCCCGTTCATCCGGCACCCCCGCCGCCCGGCCACCCCGCCCCCATCCCGCCCGGCCACCCCCAGGGCCGGCCGGCGCCGCTGCCGCCCGGCTACGCGCCTCCCGGCCAGACGGCGTCCGTGCCCGCCGGCCACCCCGCGGCCCCGCCTCCCAGCTACGACGAGCCCGAGCTGCTGGCGCCGACCGAAGGCGACGGCTACGGCCTCCAGACGCCCACCCCGACCGCACCCCTCGACTGGGGCCGGCCGCTCGCCCTGCCGACCACACCGCCCGCCCCGACCCTGCCGCCCGGCTACGGTCGGCCCCCGGGCGCACCGCGCCCCGGGCTCTCCCAGCCCCCGTCCGGCACGTACGCGGGCCCGCCCCCGTCCGCGTACTCGCAGGCCGGACAGCCGCAGTTCCCCGGCGCGGCCGGGCAGGGAGCAGGGGTGCAGGGCGTCATGGCCGCACTCCAGCCCTACCGGGAGACCGCGACCGGGCAGCGCTGGACCCTGCAGAACGAGAAGCTGGTCCGGGTGGACCTGGCCATCGGCGCCCAGGCGTTGCTCGCCCGCCAGGGCACAGTGGTGCTCCACCAGGGCAAGGTCGACTTCGCCCAGAAGGGCGCGGGGATCGCCGGCCGGGTCGCCGGTGACGCCACCGGCCAGGAGGACCAGCTGGTGCGCTGCACGGGCCACGGCCAGGTGTTCCTCGCGGAGGACGCCGCCCATCTGTTCCCCGTCGAGCTCCAGGGCGACGCCATCTGCGTCTCCGCGGAGCACGTCCTCGCGTTCGACGAGGCCCTCCAGTACGAGGCGCGTCGCATCGAGGGGCAGGGCATCCCCGGCGGTGCCCTCGCCACCCTCCAGTTCCAGGGCACCGGAACGGTCCTGGTGAAGACGCACGGCCTGCCCGTCGTGCTCCCCGTGACGCCCACGACCTTCGCCGACTGCCATGCGGTCGTCGCCTGGTCGGCGGCGTCCCAGGTTGTCGTCGCCGGCCAGGTGCGGACGCGGTCGAACGCCCATCCGGGCGCCGGCGGGCAGAGCGTGAACCTCCAGTTCCGGGGAGCGCCCGGCCACTTCATCGTCGTCCAGCCGTTCGAGGTCCGAGGTCCGTCATGA
- a CDS encoding molybdenum cofactor biosynthesis protein MoaE, translating to MSTTSEVIRLIAVRDVALSLDEVFGAVGDPAAGGTALFVGTVRNHDGGAAVDRLGYSSHPTAEAEIRKVAEKVVAEFPVSALAAVHRVGDLVVGDLAVIVAVSCPHRAEAFAACRKLIDDLKHEVPIWKQQHFSDGTEEWVGAC from the coding sequence ATGTCAACGACTTCTGAGGTCATCCGGCTGATTGCCGTGCGTGATGTCGCGCTCTCCCTCGACGAGGTCTTCGGGGCGGTGGGGGATCCCGCGGCGGGCGGCACCGCCCTCTTCGTCGGCACGGTGCGCAACCACGACGGCGGCGCCGCGGTCGACCGCCTCGGGTACAGCTCGCACCCCACCGCCGAGGCCGAGATCCGAAAGGTGGCGGAGAAGGTCGTCGCGGAGTTCCCGGTGAGCGCCCTCGCGGCCGTCCACCGGGTGGGCGATCTGGTGGTGGGCGACCTCGCCGTGATCGTCGCCGTCTCCTGCCCGCACCGCGCGGAGGCCTTCGCCGCCTGCCGCAAGCTCATCGACGACCTCAAGCACGAGGTGCCCATCTGGAAGCAGCAGCACTTCTCGGACGGTACGGAGGAATGGGTCGGCGCCTGCTGA
- a CDS encoding AIM24 family protein produces MNQQLAGFAPAPVAARMENHGPHMVKVALQSGQDLYARVGSMSAHEGLVQYEPDPPAVRQTARDWTTDEGAPLMKCSGDGILYLADHGADVVVVNLNGDGLSVNGTSLLAFDAHLEWGVERVKGMAKFTGQGLWNVHVSGRGSVALTSRGTPIVLDCGRGEDETYVDPAALVAWSPNLKVKAKRIFKAGTLIGRGSGEAYQMGFVGQGIVVVQPSENSTDSADRLRIRG; encoded by the coding sequence ATGAACCAGCAGCTCGCGGGCTTCGCGCCGGCACCGGTGGCCGCCCGCATGGAGAACCACGGCCCGCACATGGTCAAGGTCGCCCTCCAGAGCGGTCAGGACCTCTACGCGCGCGTGGGCTCGATGTCCGCCCACGAGGGCCTCGTGCAGTACGAGCCCGACCCTCCCGCGGTCCGGCAGACGGCCCGGGACTGGACCACGGACGAGGGCGCGCCCCTGATGAAGTGCAGCGGCGACGGCATCCTCTACCTGGCGGACCACGGTGCGGACGTCGTCGTCGTCAACCTCAACGGCGACGGGCTCTCCGTCAACGGCACCAGCCTGCTGGCCTTCGACGCGCATCTGGAGTGGGGCGTCGAGCGGGTGAAGGGCATGGCGAAGTTCACCGGGCAGGGCCTCTGGAACGTCCATGTCTCCGGGCGGGGCTCCGTGGCGCTGACGTCCAGGGGCACCCCCATCGTCCTCGACTGCGGCCGGGGCGAGGACGAGACCTACGTGGACCCCGCCGCACTCGTCGCCTGGTCGCCGAACCTCAAGGTGAAGGCGAAGCGCATATTCAAGGCCGGCACCCTCATCGGGCGGGGCAGCGGCGAGGCCTACCAGATGGGCTTCGTGGGACAGGGCATCGTCGTCGTGCAGCCGAGCGAGAACAGCACCGACAGCGCCGACCGGCTCCGGATCCGGGGCTGA
- a CDS encoding zinc-dependent metalloprotease codes for MSDTPFGFGLPPEEPDDGDEGKEKDQQGGGGQGQGPANPFGFGLPGGGGGDNPLAAMFGSMNPNDLGAAFQQLGQMLSYEGGPVNWDMAKQIARQTVSQGTPDGTKDSSVGPAERSAVEEAIRLADLWLDDATSLPSGSGSAVAWSRAEWVEATLPIWQELVDPVAERVGAAMGDVLPEEMQAMAGPLIGMMRSMGGAMFGTQIGQAVGVLAGEVVGSSDIGLPLGPAGKAALLPLNVAAFGKDLGVPQEEVRLYLALREAAHQRLFAHVPWLRSHLFGAVDGYARGIKVDTQKLEDVVGQLDPQNPEQLQEALQQGMFQPEDTPEQKNALARLETALALVEGWVDAVVHAAASPRLSSASALRETLRRRRATGGPAEQTFATLIGLELRPRRLRDAARLWASLTDARGVDGRDALWSHPDMLPTASDLDDPDGFVHREQLDFSELDKMLGEALGGERDRTEDEDGGEGSEAPRASGGKAAEGGDKAAGGEDSASDEDSAPGKDSGKGPDTGKDSGEDSGSEGDDKR; via the coding sequence GTGAGTGACACCCCATTCGGATTCGGCCTTCCGCCGGAGGAGCCGGACGACGGCGACGAGGGCAAGGAGAAGGACCAGCAGGGCGGTGGTGGTCAGGGACAGGGACCTGCCAATCCGTTCGGTTTCGGACTGCCCGGAGGAGGCGGTGGGGACAACCCGCTGGCCGCGATGTTCGGGTCCATGAACCCGAACGACCTGGGCGCCGCGTTCCAGCAGCTCGGCCAGATGCTCTCCTACGAGGGCGGCCCGGTGAACTGGGACATGGCCAAGCAGATCGCCCGCCAGACCGTCTCCCAGGGCACGCCGGACGGCACCAAGGACAGCAGCGTGGGCCCCGCTGAGCGCTCCGCTGTCGAGGAGGCGATCCGGCTCGCCGACCTCTGGCTGGACGACGCCACATCCCTGCCGTCGGGCTCGGGCTCGGCCGTGGCCTGGAGCCGCGCCGAGTGGGTGGAAGCCACCCTTCCGATCTGGCAGGAACTGGTCGATCCCGTCGCCGAGCGGGTCGGGGCGGCCATGGGTGATGTGCTCCCCGAGGAGATGCAGGCCATGGCGGGCCCGCTGATCGGGATGATGCGCTCCATGGGCGGCGCCATGTTCGGCACCCAGATCGGCCAGGCCGTGGGCGTGCTCGCGGGCGAGGTGGTGGGCTCCTCCGACATCGGCCTGCCGCTCGGCCCGGCGGGCAAGGCCGCGCTGCTGCCGCTGAACGTCGCTGCGTTCGGCAAGGACCTGGGGGTGCCCCAGGAGGAGGTGCGGCTGTACCTGGCGCTGCGCGAGGCGGCCCATCAGCGCCTCTTCGCCCACGTGCCGTGGCTGCGGTCGCATCTGTTCGGCGCGGTCGACGGCTATGCGCGGGGCATCAAGGTCGACACGCAGAAGCTGGAGGACGTGGTCGGCCAGCTCGACCCGCAGAACCCCGAGCAGCTCCAGGAGGCGCTGCAACAGGGCATGTTCCAGCCGGAGGACACCCCCGAGCAGAAGAACGCCCTGGCCCGCCTGGAGACGGCTCTGGCGCTCGTCGAGGGCTGGGTCGACGCCGTCGTCCACGCGGCCGCCAGCCCCCGCCTGTCGTCGGCCTCGGCGCTCCGTGAGACGCTGCGCCGCCGCCGTGCCACCGGCGGCCCCGCGGAGCAGACGTTCGCGACGCTGATCGGTCTGGAGCTCCGCCCGCGCCGCCTGCGCGACGCCGCCCGGCTGTGGGCGTCGCTCACGGACGCCCGCGGTGTCGACGGCCGCGACGCCCTGTGGTCCCACCCGGACATGCTGCCCACCGCCTCCGACCTGGACGATCCGGACGGCTTCGTGCACCGCGAGCAGCTGGACTTCTCCGAGCTGGACAAGATGCTCGGCGAAGCACTCGGCGGCGAGCGGGATCGGACGGAGGACGAGGACGGCGGCGAGGGTTCCGAGGCCCCCAGGGCCTCCGGCGGCAAGGCCGCCGAGGGCGGAGACAAGGCCGCGGGCGGCGAGGATTCCGCTTCCGACGAGGACTCTGCGCCCGGCAAGGACTCGGGCAAGGGCCCCGACACCGGCAAGGACTCCGGCGAGGACTCGGGCAGCGAGGGCGACGACAAGCGGTGA
- a CDS encoding NUDIX hydrolase: MSLHDDAVLVLKEYPAQDALRQSYLDHLTAHPDGMWKACAAGHITASALVIDPDRGRVLLTLHRKLRMWLQMGGHCEPQDGTLADAALREATEESGITGLTLLPGPVRLDRHQTPCAWHLDVQYAALAPAGAVEAISDESLDLRWFRYAEVPDAADDSVVRLLGAARERVGA, encoded by the coding sequence GTGAGCCTGCACGACGACGCCGTTCTCGTCCTCAAGGAGTACCCGGCGCAGGACGCGCTGCGCCAGTCGTACCTGGACCATCTGACCGCGCACCCGGACGGCATGTGGAAGGCCTGCGCGGCCGGGCACATCACGGCCAGCGCGCTGGTGATCGACCCCGACCGCGGCCGGGTGCTGCTGACGCTGCACCGCAAGCTCCGCATGTGGTTGCAGATGGGCGGCCACTGCGAGCCCCAGGACGGGACGCTCGCGGACGCCGCGCTGCGCGAGGCCACCGAGGAGTCCGGTATCACCGGCCTGACGCTGCTGCCCGGCCCGGTACGGCTCGACCGCCACCAGACGCCCTGCGCGTGGCACCTCGACGTCCAGTACGCGGCCCTGGCCCCGGCCGGGGCGGTGGAGGCGATCAGCGACGAGTCCCTCGACCTCCGCTGGTTCCGCTACGCGGAGGTGCCGGACGCCGCGGACGACTCGGTGGTCCGGCTCCTGGGGGCGGCACGGGAGAGGGTCGGAGCGTAG
- a CDS encoding SDR family oxidoreductase, translating into MSSPDPQVRAARNPGPGPVQNGPVVAVTGAASGVGALLTERLAASDEVGQVVAVDERRGQCEAAEWHTLDVRDPAIAERLRGVDVVVHLAVDLDLETDPAARSAYNVRGTQTVLTAAAAAGVRRVVLCTSAMVYGALPDNELPLSEDAELRATAEATGVGDLLEIERLGRRAPRAHPGLNVTVVRPAVLVGGTDTALTRYFESPRLLVVAGSRPAWQFCHVEDLCSALEYAALEKVEGELAVGCDGWLEQEEVEELSGIRRMELPSAVALGAAARLHRIGLTPSPAGDLAYTMYPWVVSVSRLHDAGWRPQWSNEEVLAELLAEAAGRHTVAGRRLGRKDATAAGAAGATVALLGTAALVRRARKARRR; encoded by the coding sequence GTGAGTTCCCCTGATCCACAGGTTCGCGCAGCGCGAAACCCCGGGCCAGGGCCTGTACAGAACGGGCCCGTCGTCGCCGTCACCGGCGCCGCCTCGGGCGTCGGCGCGCTGCTGACCGAGCGCCTCGCCGCGAGCGACGAGGTGGGGCAGGTGGTCGCCGTCGACGAGCGGCGCGGGCAGTGCGAGGCGGCCGAATGGCACACCCTGGACGTCCGCGACCCGGCGATCGCCGAGCGGCTGCGCGGCGTGGACGTCGTCGTCCACCTCGCCGTCGACCTGGACCTGGAGACGGATCCGGCCGCCCGCAGCGCCTACAACGTCCGCGGTACCCAGACGGTGCTGACCGCGGCCGCCGCGGCCGGGGTCCGCCGTGTCGTGCTGTGCACGTCCGCCATGGTCTACGGGGCGCTGCCCGACAACGAGCTGCCGCTCTCGGAGGACGCGGAGCTGCGCGCGACCGCCGAGGCCACCGGCGTCGGCGACCTCCTGGAGATCGAGCGCCTCGGGCGCCGGGCTCCCAGAGCGCACCCCGGCCTCAACGTCACCGTCGTCAGGCCCGCCGTCCTGGTGGGCGGTACCGACACGGCGCTCACCCGCTACTTCGAGTCACCTCGGCTTCTCGTGGTCGCGGGGTCCCGGCCGGCCTGGCAGTTCTGCCACGTCGAGGACCTGTGCAGCGCCCTGGAGTACGCGGCGCTGGAGAAGGTGGAGGGCGAGCTCGCGGTCGGCTGCGACGGCTGGCTGGAGCAGGAGGAGGTCGAGGAGCTCAGCGGGATCCGCCGCATGGAGCTGCCCTCCGCGGTGGCCCTGGGCGCCGCGGCCCGGCTGCACCGCATCGGGCTCACCCCCTCGCCCGCCGGCGACCTCGCGTACACGATGTACCCGTGGGTGGTCAGCGTCAGCAGGCTGCACGACGCGGGCTGGCGCCCGCAGTGGTCCAACGAGGAGGTGCTCGCCGAGCTCCTGGCGGAGGCGGCCGGGCGGCACACGGTCGCCGGGCGGCGGCTCGGGCGCAAGGACGCCACGGCCGCGGGCGCCGCGGGGGCGACGGTGGCACTGCTGGGCACGGCGGCCCTGGTCCGCAGGGCGCGCAAGGCCCGGCGGCGGTAG
- a CDS encoding PDZ domain-containing protein: MPRRTATMLASTLILIALLCAGVFIRVPYSEMSPGPTVNTLSDHNGEPVLQISGRKSYPASGHLNMTTVRVTSAEYNMNLVEAVYGWLADDRLVVPHQAIYPDGQTEQQSNQENAEEFSQSQESAKVAALRELHIPVRSWVVVASVLKGGAAQGRLHAGDVIKSVDGKAVKKPDDVAKLVTEHKPGQDVVFTVVPAKEQAAAEKSGKAPSGTRDVRVTTRKAPDDARAIVGIQAGTDHTYPFSIDIKLADVGGPSAGLMFSLGLVDKLTPGDLTGGSFVAGTGTIDDSGKVGRIGGIEMKTIGARDKGAKYFLTPQGNCATAEKNVPAGLTLVKVNTIHDALAALKDIRSGKTGALPTCAKK; this comes from the coding sequence ATGCCACGCCGCACCGCGACGATGCTCGCCTCGACGCTGATCCTGATCGCATTGCTGTGTGCGGGTGTGTTCATCCGCGTGCCGTACTCGGAGATGTCCCCGGGTCCGACGGTGAACACGCTCTCCGATCACAACGGCGAGCCGGTGCTGCAGATCTCCGGGCGCAAGAGCTATCCCGCGAGCGGCCACCTCAACATGACCACCGTCCGCGTCACCAGCGCCGAGTACAACATGAACCTCGTCGAGGCGGTCTACGGCTGGCTCGCGGACGACCGGCTCGTCGTGCCGCACCAGGCCATCTACCCGGACGGGCAGACCGAGCAGCAGTCCAACCAGGAGAACGCCGAGGAGTTCAGCCAGTCCCAGGAGAGCGCCAAGGTCGCCGCCCTGCGCGAGCTGCACATCCCGGTCAGGTCGTGGGTCGTCGTCGCCTCCGTGCTCAAGGGCGGCGCAGCCCAGGGCAGGCTGCACGCGGGCGACGTCATCAAGAGCGTGGACGGCAAGGCCGTGAAGAAGCCCGACGACGTGGCGAAGCTGGTCACCGAGCACAAGCCGGGTCAGGACGTGGTCTTCACCGTGGTCCCCGCCAAGGAGCAGGCCGCCGCCGAGAAGTCCGGGAAGGCGCCGAGCGGGACCCGGGATGTGCGGGTCACCACTCGCAAGGCCCCCGACGACGCCCGCGCGATCGTCGGCATCCAGGCCGGCACCGACCACACCTATCCGTTCTCCATCGACATCAAGCTCGCCGACGTGGGCGGCCCGAGCGCGGGGCTGATGTTCTCCCTCGGCCTGGTCGACAAGCTGACGCCCGGGGACCTCACCGGCGGGTCGTTCGTGGCCGGCACCGGCACCATCGACGACTCCGGCAAGGTCGGCCGGATCGGCGGCATCGAGATGAAGACCATCGGCGCGCGGGACAAGGGCGCCAAGTACTTCCTGACCCCCCAGGGCAACTGCGCGACCGCCGAGAAGAACGTCCCCGCGGGCCTCACGCTCGTCAAGGTGAACACCATCCACGACGCCCTCGCCGCCCTGAAGGACATCCGCAGCGGCAAGACGGGCGCCCTGCCGACCTGCGCCAAGAAGTGA
- a CDS encoding PPA1309 family protein yields the protein MSNDSPAGPPMAASPLTRAVLEIDEYVSGLGWDQSPRLFALVDTARLRSEEPSLAERLGLAEDGPAGSLTPIEQEEVPTGEPLDTFLGTIAWPDAITGCALTVERLMLPPSAEASVPDDLDGARLAEWVAEHPDRQEVRMTVAVLRDGARESALRLREKDSPSEVLTGSGLVPGLADALVATFEE from the coding sequence ATGTCCAACGATTCCCCCGCGGGCCCTCCGATGGCCGCGAGCCCCCTCACCCGTGCCGTGCTGGAGATCGACGAGTACGTCTCCGGTCTCGGCTGGGACCAGTCTCCCCGTCTGTTCGCCCTCGTCGACACCGCCCGGCTGCGGTCCGAGGAGCCCTCTCTGGCCGAGCGCCTCGGTCTGGCCGAGGACGGCCCGGCGGGCTCGCTGACCCCGATCGAGCAGGAGGAGGTCCCAACGGGCGAGCCGCTCGACACGTTCCTCGGCACCATCGCGTGGCCGGATGCGATCACCGGCTGCGCCCTGACCGTGGAGCGCCTGATGCTGCCGCCGTCGGCCGAGGCGTCGGTGCCGGACGACCTGGACGGCGCCCGGCTCGCGGAGTGGGTGGCCGAGCACCCGGACCGCCAGGAGGTCCGGATGACGGTGGCGGTGCTGCGCGACGGCGCCCGCGAGTCGGCCCTGCGGCTGCGCGAGAAGGACTCGCCGTCCGAGGTGCTGACCGGTTCCGGGCTGGTGCCGGGCCTCGCGGACGCGCTGGTGGCCACGTTCGAGGAGTAG